One Oscillospiraceae bacterium genomic region harbors:
- a CDS encoding UDP-glucose--hexose-1-phosphate uridylyltransferase has protein sequence MAKNDFDCTTLTPEQRDARLALDVERLLRFGRKHKLIKELDELVARNTLLDLLQLAAPSETKPPKEDPATPAALLDEMVELAARKELFDGAVPQYRINFETRLMGALMPRESEVCKKFHKLYVKKGAKAATDWFYDFCVVTNYIRTAQIAKNIQWNTATPYGELEITINLTKPEKDPKTIALERLQPKSGYPACMLCKENIGYAGRINFPARQTHRIVPIELAGEQFYLQYSPYAYFHEHCIMLHEQHKPMEMNKQTLAEIFDFVSQFPHYTCGSNADLPIVGGSILSHSHFQGGRYVFPMQKADIALPMKDVRYPGVKAGILNWPVSAVRLVGRSSQQMQTVANNILTAWREYSDESVGILAHTGDTPHNTVTPILHYDETDGYILDLALRNNRTSEEYPDGIFHPHKEYHNIKKENIGLIEVMGLAILPARLKEQGAQIAEILSGQQPNTSRKEGSNLAVHADWIDALITKYGTALRPEEANEVVKKEIGIVFSRVLENAGVFKQDAAGQQAFVRFMYSVGFKAAD, from the coding sequence ATGGCAAAGAACGATTTTGACTGCACCACCCTGACGCCGGAGCAGCGCGACGCGCGCCTTGCACTGGACGTGGAGCGCCTGCTGCGCTTCGGGCGTAAGCATAAGCTGATCAAAGAACTGGACGAGCTGGTGGCCCGCAACACGCTGCTGGATCTGCTGCAGCTGGCCGCCCCCAGCGAGACCAAACCGCCGAAGGAGGACCCGGCGACCCCCGCCGCCCTGCTGGACGAAATGGTGGAACTGGCTGCCCGCAAGGAACTGTTTGACGGTGCTGTGCCCCAGTACCGCATCAACTTCGAGACCCGCCTGATGGGGGCTCTGATGCCCCGCGAGAGCGAAGTCTGCAAAAAGTTCCATAAGCTGTACGTGAAAAAGGGCGCCAAGGCTGCTACCGACTGGTTCTATGATTTCTGCGTGGTAACGAACTATATCCGCACTGCCCAGATCGCCAAGAACATCCAGTGGAACACCGCCACCCCCTACGGCGAGCTGGAGATCACCATCAATCTGACCAAGCCCGAGAAGGACCCCAAGACCATCGCCCTGGAGCGCCTGCAGCCCAAGAGCGGCTACCCCGCCTGCATGCTCTGCAAGGAGAATATCGGCTATGCCGGGCGTATCAACTTCCCGGCCCGCCAGACCCACCGCATCGTGCCCATTGAGCTGGCAGGGGAGCAGTTCTACCTGCAGTACAGTCCATACGCCTATTTCCACGAGCATTGCATCATGCTGCACGAGCAGCATAAGCCCATGGAGATGAACAAGCAGACCCTGGCCGAGATATTTGATTTCGTCAGCCAGTTCCCGCATTACACCTGCGGCTCCAACGCCGACCTGCCTATCGTGGGCGGCAGCATCCTGAGCCACAGCCACTTCCAGGGTGGCCGCTATGTATTCCCCATGCAGAAAGCCGACATCGCCCTGCCTATGAAGGACGTGCGCTATCCCGGCGTCAAGGCGGGCATCCTGAACTGGCCTGTCTCCGCTGTGCGCCTGGTGGGCCGCAGCAGCCAGCAGATGCAGACCGTGGCCAACAACATCCTGACCGCCTGGCGCGAGTACAGCGATGAGAGCGTGGGCATCCTGGCCCACACCGGCGATACCCCCCACAACACCGTAACGCCTATCCTGCATTACGATGAGACGGACGGCTACATCCTGGACCTGGCCCTGCGCAACAACCGCACCAGCGAGGAGTACCCCGACGGTATCTTCCATCCCCACAAGGAATATCACAACATTAAAAAGGAAAACATCGGCCTGATCGAGGTCATGGGTCTGGCCATCCTGCCCGCCCGCCTGAAAGAACAGGGCGCCCAGATCGCCGAGATCCTCAGCGGCCAGCAGCCCAACACCAGCCGCAAGGAGGGCTCTAACCTGGCCGTACACGCCGATTGGATCGATGCGCTGATCACCAAGTATGGCACGGCCCTGCGCCCCGAAGAGGCCAACGAAGTCGTGAAGAAGGAGATCGGCATCGTGTTCAGCCGCGTGCTGGAGAACGCCGGTGTCTTTAAGCAGGACGCCGCCGGACAGCAGGCTTTCGTCCGCTTTATGTACAGCGTGGGCTTTAAAGCTGCCGACTAA
- a CDS encoding HAD-IC family P-type ATPase, which produces MPIHGLTAAEVESRRAAGLTNCPPRSPTKTTVEIVRDNICTYFNLVFLVLALMLLSVGSWLNMGFLGIVFWNTLIGIIQQLRAKKTIDELTLVSAHKVRCLRDGQWVELLSDELVQDDVVEIRAGEQIAADAVVLDGTAQANESLLTGEARPIAKNPGDGLRSGSFLAAGHCVARLTKVGAESYAAKLATEAKADGHKVVKGEMMRSLDKLIRAIGIALVPIGAALLYKQHWQLGVAMRGSVETTVAALIGMIPEGLYLLTSVALAVGMMRLARRRVLTQDMNCIETLARVDVLCVDKTGTITESTMQADEPVLLNENAPVTDILTAFYSGEEPDNDTARALCEKFGQGGSSWFAARSIPFNTAYKYSAKSFGAQGSYVVGAPDILAGARLAELRPVLDPLLAQGRRVLLLARCKGELPEPPARLDPDTLEFLALLPLQNRIRESAPETFAYFARQGVDVKVISGDDPRAVSHVAAQAGIRGADQWVDAVALKNDRELEKAAAHCTVFGRVTPEQKRKLVHALQKQGHTVAMTGDGVNDVLALKDADCGIAMASGAQAASQVAQLVLLDSDFGALPHVVAEGRRVINNIQRSASLFLVKNIFSVLLSVVSLVLPLTYPFLPLQLSLLGAATIGTPAFFLALEPNHERVHGRFISNVLRAALPGGITDFLLVFLAQGFCFAFGLSSDYLGTISTIVVLTVGLMVLWGVCRPFNTWHWVLWGAMAVIGYGGALLLAPWLGLVKLDLGGTLVLVALLGLAGPTLFGVSLLNTRIHGAVGEVQDKVRRRRES; this is translated from the coding sequence ATGCCCATTCACGGCCTGACGGCGGCGGAGGTGGAAAGCCGCCGCGCAGCAGGGCTGACCAACTGCCCGCCCCGCTCCCCCACCAAAACCACCGTGGAGATCGTGCGGGACAATATCTGTACCTACTTCAACCTCGTGTTTCTGGTGCTGGCGCTCATGCTGCTGTCCGTTGGTTCCTGGCTGAACATGGGGTTTCTGGGTATCGTGTTCTGGAACACCCTCATCGGCATTATCCAACAGCTGCGCGCCAAAAAGACCATCGACGAGCTGACCCTTGTCTCCGCCCACAAGGTGCGCTGCCTGCGGGACGGACAGTGGGTGGAGCTGCTCTCAGATGAATTGGTGCAGGACGATGTGGTGGAGATCCGCGCGGGCGAGCAGATTGCCGCCGATGCCGTGGTACTGGACGGCACCGCCCAGGCCAACGAAAGTCTGCTGACCGGTGAAGCGCGTCCCATCGCCAAAAATCCAGGGGACGGGCTGCGTTCCGGCAGCTTTTTGGCCGCCGGGCACTGCGTGGCGCGGCTGACCAAAGTGGGTGCCGAAAGCTACGCCGCCAAACTGGCTACCGAGGCCAAGGCCGACGGCCACAAGGTGGTCAAGGGCGAGATGATGCGCAGCCTGGACAAGCTGATCCGGGCCATCGGCATCGCGCTGGTACCCATCGGCGCGGCGCTTCTGTACAAGCAGCACTGGCAGCTGGGCGTGGCCATGCGCGGCAGCGTGGAGACCACCGTGGCGGCGCTGATCGGTATGATCCCCGAGGGCCTGTACCTGCTGACCAGCGTGGCCTTGGCCGTGGGCATGATGCGGCTGGCCCGCCGCCGGGTGCTGACTCAGGACATGAACTGCATTGAAACGCTGGCCCGGGTGGATGTGCTGTGCGTAGACAAGACCGGCACCATTACCGAGAGCACAATGCAGGCGGACGAGCCGGTTTTGCTTAATGAAAACGCGCCTGTCACCGACATTTTAACCGCCTTTTACAGCGGTGAGGAGCCAGACAACGACACCGCCCGTGCCCTGTGCGAGAAATTCGGCCAGGGTGGCAGCTCTTGGTTTGCCGCCCGCAGCATCCCCTTTAACACGGCCTACAAATACAGCGCCAAAAGCTTTGGGGCGCAGGGCAGTTATGTCGTAGGGGCACCGGATATTTTGGCCGGTGCCCGTCTGGCAGAGCTGCGCCCCGTACTGGACCCGCTGCTGGCCCAGGGGCGGCGCGTGCTGCTGCTGGCCCGCTGTAAGGGCGAACTGCCCGAACCGCCTGCCCGGCTGGACCCAGACACGCTGGAGTTTTTGGCATTGCTGCCGCTGCAAAACCGCATCCGGGAGAGCGCGCCGGAGACCTTTGCCTACTTTGCGCGTCAGGGCGTGGACGTGAAAGTGATTTCCGGCGACGACCCGCGGGCCGTCAGCCATGTAGCCGCCCAGGCGGGCATCCGCGGGGCTGACCAGTGGGTAGACGCGGTAGCCTTGAAAAACGACCGTGAGTTGGAAAAAGCCGCCGCCCACTGCACGGTATTCGGCCGTGTAACGCCGGAGCAAAAGCGCAAGCTGGTACACGCCCTGCAAAAGCAGGGACATACAGTGGCCATGACCGGCGATGGTGTAAACGACGTTCTGGCGTTGAAAGATGCCGACTGCGGCATTGCCATGGCATCGGGTGCGCAGGCCGCCAGCCAGGTGGCACAGCTGGTGCTGCTGGATTCGGACTTCGGTGCGCTGCCCCATGTAGTGGCCGAAGGACGCCGTGTCATCAACAACATCCAGCGGTCGGCGTCGCTGTTTTTGGTCAAAAACATCTTCTCGGTGCTGCTCAGCGTCGTATCGCTGGTGCTGCCGCTGACTTATCCGTTTTTGCCGCTGCAGCTGTCGCTGCTCGGCGCCGCAACCATCGGTACACCAGCGTTTTTTCTGGCGCTGGAGCCGAATCACGAGCGGGTGCACGGGCGGTTTATCTCCAACGTGCTGCGGGCGGCGCTGCCCGGCGGCATAACCGATTTTTTACTGGTATTTTTGGCGCAGGGGTTCTGCTTTGCCTTTGGCCTGTCCAGCGATTACCTGGGCACCATCAGTACGATCGTGGTGCTGACAGTGGGCCTGATGGTACTGTGGGGCGTCTGCCGCCCGTTCAACACCTGGCACTGGGTACTTTGGGGAGCGATGGCAGTCATCGGCTACGGCGGCGCGTTGCTGCTGGCCCCCTGGCTGGGGCTGGTCAAGCTGGATCTGGGCGGCACGCTGGTGCTGGTGGCCCTGCTTGGCCTGGCCGGGCCGACGCTGTTTGGCGTAAGCCTGCTGAATACCCGCATCCACGGCGCCGTAGGCGAGGTACAGGATAAGGTGCGGCGAAGGAGAGAATCATAA
- a CDS encoding DUF2628 domain-containing protein gives MARYTGNHCPVCEQEFTDNDDIVVCPDCGTPYHRACWQKVGACMHQSEHAAGFEWKPEVGAGAAEAAHAATCPNCGTHNTPGAVRCSHCGCPLPKAGEEASGAAPQKPQDQGPIYARNPGDVNPGGAPRNDRAAPGPHIDTYSAGPDGIQRREIGPEDPIEGIKAKDWAAFVGRSPMYYLMQFFRMSETKQKVTLSLSAFLFGPAYLFYRKMWKQGLLATLVMVVLSIPGFMSIIATFNPTFFGSLPLGWLPAAYTIGEIGIWAFKVILGMFAVSWYHDSSKAQIEEIYMACPEGDGRTELLVQRGGTNLLAALLYFGIMCLLQVAILYMAGPSAIQYLMTMAGA, from the coding sequence ATGGCACGTTACACTGGCAACCACTGTCCTGTTTGTGAACAGGAATTTACGGATAATGACGATATTGTCGTCTGCCCCGATTGCGGCACCCCCTACCACCGGGCCTGCTGGCAGAAGGTCGGCGCCTGCATGCACCAGTCCGAGCATGCGGCCGGGTTTGAATGGAAACCCGAAGTTGGCGCGGGTGCGGCCGAAGCCGCTCATGCGGCGACCTGCCCCAACTGTGGCACCCACAACACCCCCGGCGCGGTGCGGTGTAGCCATTGCGGCTGCCCGCTGCCCAAAGCAGGCGAGGAAGCCTCCGGCGCGGCTCCGCAAAAACCGCAGGATCAGGGTCCCATCTACGCCCGCAACCCCGGCGATGTAAACCCTGGCGGTGCCCCCCGCAATGACCGCGCTGCCCCCGGCCCCCACATCGACACCTACTCCGCAGGCCCGGACGGCATCCAGCGGCGGGAGATCGGCCCCGAGGACCCCATCGAGGGCATCAAGGCCAAGGACTGGGCCGCCTTTGTGGGCCGCAGCCCGATGTACTACCTGATGCAGTTTTTCCGCATGAGCGAGACAAAGCAGAAAGTCACCCTTTCGCTCTCGGCGTTTCTGTTTGGCCCGGCCTACCTGTTCTACCGCAAAATGTGGAAGCAGGGCCTGCTGGCCACGCTGGTCATGGTCGTGCTGAGCATCCCCGGCTTTATGTCGATCATTGCCACCTTCAACCCCACTTTCTTCGGCAGCCTGCCGCTTGGCTGGCTGCCCGCCGCCTACACCATCGGCGAGATCGGCATCTGGGCGTTCAAGGTGATTTTGGGCATGTTTGCCGTGTCATGGTACCACGACAGTAGCAAGGCGCAGATCGAGGAGATCTACATGGCATGCCCCGAGGGCGACGGCCGCACCGAGCTGCTGGTCCAGCGCGGCGGCACCAATTTGCTGGCGGCGCTGCTCTACTTTGGCATTATGTGCCTGCTGCAGGTGGCCATCCTCTACATGGCAGGCCCCAGCGCGATTCAGTATCTTATGACCATGGCGGGTGCATAA
- a CDS encoding sugar phosphate nucleotidyltransferase translates to MKTALVIMAAGIGSRFGGGIKQLAAVGPNGEIIMDYSIHDAIEAGFDKIVFIIRHDIEEAFKEAIGDRIEKICADLGVEIDYAFQALENVPEGYSVPEGRSKPWGTGQAVLACKGIIKEPFAVINADDYYGKEAFVQLHSFLQGYTPAEPGKLSMAGFVLKNTLSDNGAVTRGICQMNDQHYLTGVLETSGIEKTAEGAAAGGKTIDVESLVSMNMWGLTPEFVDLLDAGFVEFFEKAAPANPLKAEYLLPIYIDELLHADKVSVKVLPTHDKWFGVTYAEDKQIVIDSFAKLVADGVYEKDLFSDLKK, encoded by the coding sequence ATGAAAACAGCTCTGGTTATTATGGCGGCCGGTATCGGCTCCCGTTTCGGCGGCGGCATCAAACAGCTGGCCGCAGTCGGCCCCAACGGCGAGATCATCATGGATTACTCGATCCACGACGCCATCGAAGCTGGCTTTGACAAGATCGTCTTTATCATCCGCCACGATATCGAGGAAGCCTTTAAAGAGGCCATCGGAGACCGCATCGAGAAGATCTGCGCCGACCTGGGTGTCGAGATCGACTATGCGTTTCAGGCACTGGAAAATGTGCCCGAGGGTTACAGTGTGCCCGAGGGCCGCTCCAAACCCTGGGGCACCGGCCAGGCCGTGCTGGCCTGCAAGGGCATCATCAAGGAGCCGTTCGCCGTCATCAACGCCGACGACTACTACGGTAAGGAAGCTTTTGTGCAGCTGCACAGCTTCTTGCAGGGATACACCCCCGCCGAGCCGGGCAAGCTGAGCATGGCCGGTTTCGTGCTGAAAAACACCCTGAGCGATAACGGCGCTGTCACCCGCGGTATCTGCCAGATGAACGACCAGCATTACCTGACCGGCGTGCTGGAGACCAGCGGCATTGAGAAAACTGCCGAGGGTGCAGCTGCCGGCGGCAAGACCATCGACGTTGAGAGCCTTGTCTCGATGAATATGTGGGGCCTGACGCCTGAGTTCGTCGACCTGCTGGACGCCGGCTTTGTGGAGTTCTTCGAGAAAGCCGCCCCCGCCAACCCGCTGAAAGCCGAGTATCTGCTGCCCATCTACATCGACGAGCTGCTGCACGCCGACAAGGTCAGCGTTAAGGTCCTGCCTACCCACGATAAATGGTTTGGCGTCACCTATGCTGAGGACAAGCAAATCGTCATTGACAGCTTCGCCAAGCTCGTCGCCGACGGTGTGTATGAAAAAGACCTGTTCAGCGACCTGAAAAAGTAA
- a CDS encoding uracil-DNA glycosylase — translation MLLTEQAARLQGGDWAPFFAAECAKPYFAALDAFVTEAAAHTTVYPAAENIFAAFAACPSAGIRAVILGQDPYHEPGQAMGLSFSVPDACKAPPSLRNIFKELESETGTQRAHNDLTPWAQQGVLLLNTVLTVEQGRAFAHAKQGWETFTRAALEYAVQQSNAPLAAVLWGKPAQKYAPVFAAVQDRRPVLVLESAHPSPLSAYRGFFGSAPFGKINAFLQQHGEAAIDWLK, via the coding sequence ATGCTTCTGACCGAACAGGCCGCCCGGCTGCAGGGCGGCGATTGGGCGCCGTTTTTTGCAGCCGAGTGCGCCAAGCCCTACTTTGCCGCTCTGGACGCCTTTGTGACTGAGGCCGCCGCTCACACCACTGTCTACCCGGCTGCCGAGAATATCTTTGCTGCCTTTGCCGCCTGCCCCTCTGCGGGCATCCGCGCGGTGATCCTGGGGCAGGACCCCTACCACGAGCCGGGGCAGGCCATGGGGCTGTCTTTCTCGGTGCCCGATGCCTGCAAGGCACCGCCCAGCCTGCGCAATATTTTTAAGGAACTGGAAAGCGAGACCGGCACCCAGCGCGCTCACAACGACCTGACCCCCTGGGCGCAGCAGGGCGTACTGTTGCTGAACACCGTGCTGACGGTGGAGCAGGGCCGCGCCTTTGCCCACGCCAAGCAGGGCTGGGAGACTTTCACCAGGGCCGCGCTGGAATACGCCGTGCAGCAGAGTAATGCCCCCCTGGCCGCTGTGCTGTGGGGCAAGCCCGCCCAAAAGTACGCGCCGGTGTTTGCTGCTGTGCAGGACCGCCGCCCCGTACTGGTGCTGGAATCGGCCCACCCCAGCCCGCTTTCAGCGTACCGTGGGTTCTTTGGGTCGGCGCCCTTTGGTAAGATCAACGCCTTTTTGCAGCAGCACGGAGAAGCAGCGATCGATTGGCTGAAATAA
- a CDS encoding SpoIID/LytB domain-containing protein — protein MKKSSLAVFAFALLAAAAPFAALLVPPAAPTPPTDSVQADDLSPAATPQPLPTMPPSNTQNGTTVPNAALAAADITLYDADTGTNRVVSVRDFLIGAAACEMPPTWNDDTLLAQMVASHSYALALGAPMQVNSALCAGWTDTEVLKARWGDDFTAYYSRFAALADRAAGALLCYGGAPAAACYHSISNGVTEASQNVWTSALPYLQGVASPWDKTADGYETTITYSCEQVDAILQGLGLEPETLADTAPAAWFGAAQLDEAGYVASMSVCGEAFSGTRLRRALALRSTCFAVQYADGTFTFTTRGYGHCVGLSQHGAQSMAEGGADWREILTYYFPGCEVVE, from the coding sequence ATGAAAAAATCATCCCTTGCCGTTTTCGCTTTTGCCCTTCTGGCGGCGGCTGCACCTTTTGCTGCGCTGCTGGTACCGCCTGCCGCGCCCACACCCCCAACGGATTCTGTCCAGGCGGACGATCTCTCCCCCGCTGCCACACCGCAGCCTTTGCCCACGATGCCGCCCAGCAATACTCAAAACGGTACCACCGTCCCTAATGCCGCGCTGGCAGCGGCGGACATCACCCTGTATGACGCCGACACCGGAACCAACCGGGTAGTGAGCGTGCGGGACTTTCTCATCGGTGCCGCCGCCTGCGAGATGCCGCCGACCTGGAACGACGACACCCTGCTGGCCCAGATGGTGGCCAGCCACAGCTATGCACTGGCGCTGGGGGCGCCGATGCAGGTCAATTCAGCCCTCTGCGCCGGGTGGACGGATACCGAGGTATTGAAAGCGCGCTGGGGCGATGATTTCACTGCCTACTACAGCCGCTTTGCCGCGCTGGCGGACAGAGCCGCCGGGGCATTGCTGTGCTATGGCGGTGCACCGGCCGCCGCCTGCTACCACAGCATCAGCAACGGCGTGACCGAGGCCAGCCAGAACGTGTGGACCTCGGCCCTGCCCTACCTGCAGGGAGTGGCCTCCCCCTGGGACAAGACGGCCGACGGCTACGAGACGACCATCACCTACAGCTGCGAGCAGGTGGATGCCATTTTGCAGGGCCTTGGTTTGGAGCCGGAGACACTGGCTGACACCGCCCCCGCCGCCTGGTTTGGCGCGGCGCAGTTGGACGAGGCCGGATATGTAGCTTCGATGTCCGTCTGCGGAGAAGCTTTTTCCGGCACGCGGCTGCGGCGGGCACTGGCCCTGCGTTCGACCTGTTTTGCCGTGCAGTACGCCGACGGCACATTCACCTTTACCACCCGCGGCTACGGCCATTGCGTGGGCCTGAGCCAGCACGGCGCCCAATCCATGGCCGAAGGCGGCGCCGATTGGCGGGAAATTTTGACCTATTATTTCCCCGGGTGCGAAGTAGTTGAGTAA
- the prfB gene encoding peptide chain release factor 2, which produces MITIDELKAKLGGMKTSVDDLRDALSIEASEKRLAELEHQMTLPGFYDDQARSQKIISEMGEVKNKLERFGKLKTQYEEAETLLEMIEEENDPALAAEGEEAVEGVEKSIDELQLMTMLNGEYDHSNAILTFHAGTGGTEAQDWAEMLMRMYTRWAEAHGYSVEVLDVLDGDEAGIKSASMMVKGANAYGMLKSEHGVHRLVRVSPFDSQARRQTSFSSLEVMPELDNNINIEINPADIEMQVYRSSGAGGQHINKTSSAVRLIHKPTGIVTSCQTQRSQLQNREYAMEMMKAKLYQIALQQHKDKIDDIKGVQNEIAWGHQIRSYVFMPYTLVKDHRTNFESGNVQAVMDGDLDGFIYAYLKASSRGELEEV; this is translated from the coding sequence ATGATCACCATTGACGAATTAAAAGCAAAACTCGGGGGGATGAAAACCTCTGTAGATGACCTGCGCGATGCACTTTCTATCGAAGCCAGCGAGAAGCGTCTGGCCGAGCTGGAGCATCAGATGACTCTGCCCGGCTTTTACGATGACCAGGCCCGCAGCCAGAAGATCATCAGCGAGATGGGCGAAGTGAAAAACAAACTGGAGCGCTTCGGCAAGCTGAAGACCCAGTACGAGGAAGCCGAGACCCTGCTGGAGATGATCGAGGAAGAGAATGATCCGGCCCTGGCCGCTGAGGGCGAGGAAGCCGTGGAAGGTGTGGAAAAATCCATCGACGAGCTGCAGCTGATGACGATGCTGAACGGCGAGTACGACCACAGCAACGCCATCCTGACCTTCCACGCCGGCACCGGCGGCACCGAGGCCCAGGACTGGGCCGAAATGCTGATGCGCATGTACACCCGCTGGGCCGAAGCCCACGGTTACAGCGTGGAGGTGCTGGACGTGCTGGACGGCGACGAAGCCGGCATCAAGTCCGCCTCGATGATGGTCAAGGGCGCCAACGCCTACGGCATGCTCAAGAGTGAGCACGGCGTCCACCGCCTGGTGCGCGTCAGCCCGTTCGACTCTCAGGCCCGCCGCCAGACCAGCTTCTCCAGCCTGGAAGTTATGCCCGAGCTGGACAACAACATCAACATCGAGATCAACCCGGCCGACATTGAGATGCAGGTCTACCGTTCCTCCGGTGCCGGCGGCCAGCACATCAACAAGACTTCCTCCGCCGTCCGTCTGATCCACAAGCCCACCGGCATCGTGACCAGCTGCCAGACCCAGCGCAGCCAGCTGCAGAACCGCGAGTACGCTATGGAAATGATGAAGGCCAAGCTGTACCAGATCGCGCTGCAGCAGCATAAGGACAAGATCGACGACATCAAGGGCGTGCAGAACGAGATCGCCTGGGGCCACCAGATCCGTAGCTACGTCTTTATGCCCTACACGCTGGTCAAGGATCACCGCACCAACTTTGAAAGCGGCAACGTACAGGCTGTCATGGACGGCGACCTGGACGGGTTCATCTACGCCTACCTGAAAGCCAGCTCCCGCGGGGAACTGGAAGAGGTGTAA
- a CDS encoding YitT family protein — MTQNKHVNLLLEVLGCFVAAAGIYSFAVASGVPVTGVAGVCAILYRLFGIPMGLSNVLINIPIILFSYKVLGKSFLLRSMRCMVLFAVFTDYLLPMMPVYTGDRLLATLCGGVICGIGDALIYMQNSSTGGIDFITMAVKVKHPHLPFGNITFAAALAVIVANGLVFHDVDSIIYGLIFNFVSSAVINKMMFGFSSSMLAMIVTDDGEAACKEIDRVADRGATILQGRGGYGGAPKDVVLCACSNKQLYEIEHAIQKMDPASFIIMLQSNEVHGEGFRQLELGKSEENT; from the coding sequence ATGACCCAAAACAAACACGTAAACCTGCTGCTGGAGGTGTTGGGCTGCTTTGTCGCGGCTGCCGGCATCTACAGCTTTGCCGTGGCATCGGGTGTGCCTGTTACCGGTGTTGCGGGCGTCTGCGCCATCCTGTACCGTCTGTTCGGTATCCCCATGGGCCTGTCCAACGTGCTCATCAATATCCCCATCATCCTGTTCAGCTACAAGGTGCTGGGCAAGTCGTTTTTGCTGCGCAGCATGCGCTGCATGGTGCTGTTCGCCGTGTTTACCGACTATCTGCTGCCCATGATGCCGGTCTACACCGGCGACCGCCTGCTGGCCACCCTGTGCGGCGGCGTCATCTGCGGCATCGGCGATGCGCTGATCTACATGCAGAACTCCAGCACCGGCGGTATCGACTTTATCACGATGGCCGTCAAGGTCAAGCACCCACACCTGCCCTTTGGCAACATCACCTTTGCGGCGGCGCTGGCTGTCATTGTGGCCAACGGTCTGGTGTTCCACGACGTGGACTCCATCATCTACGGCCTTATCTTCAACTTTGTCTCCTCGGCGGTCATCAATAAGATGATGTTCGGCTTCTCCTCCTCGATGCTGGCCATGATCGTGACCGACGACGGCGAGGCCGCCTGCAAGGAGATCGACCGCGTGGCGGACCGCGGTGCCACCATTTTACAGGGGCGCGGCGGCTATGGCGGCGCACCCAAGGATGTAGTGCTCTGCGCATGTTCCAACAAGCAGCTGTACGAGATCGAGCACGCCATCCAGAAGATGGACCCGGCCAGCTTTATCATCATGCTGCAATCCAACGAGGTCCATGGCGAAGGTTTCCGCCAGCTGGAACTGGGCAAGAGCGAAGAAAATACGTAA
- a CDS encoding site-specific integrase translates to MPNNKTNRAASGQGSIRQRADGRWEARLTLGYDEGTGKRKTLSIYGASQKEVKRKLTEKLRQLDTNSYIADDKRTVAQYLDAWFTEFIEPTQKPYTVTTYRGIIKNHLKPHLGAVRLCDLITEQVQKMVRQLVNDGKSPKTIKNILTVLNSALEQAVKAQTIQRNPAKYAKLPSVRVKDIHPLSPAEIVSFVAAAQNSTYYAPLMCCLFLGLREGEALGLAWEHIDFENSKAIICQQLQKDKSKNGKFYIQQGTKNGQSRILDVPDFLLEILQDERQHQMRAHLAAGPAWQNTWGLCFTDAIGQCINPHTLWANFKRIAASIGLPDARVHDLRHTSATLALINGDDVKTVQANLGHATAAFTLQRYVHASEEMKRASANRMQQFFIDNVKKA, encoded by the coding sequence ATGCCAAACAATAAAACCAACCGTGCGGCCAGCGGGCAAGGCTCCATCCGGCAGCGGGCAGATGGGCGATGGGAAGCCCGGCTGACACTGGGCTATGATGAGGGCACCGGCAAGCGCAAAACGCTAAGTATCTACGGCGCATCTCAAAAGGAAGTCAAGCGCAAGCTGACCGAAAAGCTGCGCCAGCTGGATACAAACAGCTATATTGCCGATGATAAGCGCACGGTAGCGCAGTATCTGGATGCCTGGTTCACCGAGTTTATTGAGCCAACGCAAAAGCCCTATACGGTCACGACCTATCGCGGTATCATTAAAAATCACCTCAAGCCCCATCTGGGCGCGGTCAGACTGTGCGATCTGATCACCGAACAGGTGCAAAAGATGGTACGCCAGCTGGTCAATGACGGCAAATCGCCGAAAACCATAAAAAATATACTGACCGTGCTGAACAGTGCGCTTGAACAGGCAGTCAAGGCACAGACTATCCAGCGCAACCCGGCCAAATATGCAAAGCTGCCGTCTGTCCGCGTCAAGGATATACACCCTCTCTCCCCCGCTGAGATCGTCTCTTTCGTGGCCGCTGCGCAGAATTCGACTTACTATGCTCCTTTGATGTGCTGCCTGTTTCTGGGCTTGCGAGAGGGCGAGGCGCTCGGTCTGGCATGGGAGCACATCGACTTCGAGAACAGCAAGGCCATCATCTGCCAGCAGCTGCAAAAGGATAAAAGTAAAAACGGAAAGTTCTACATCCAGCAGGGCACAAAGAACGGCCAAAGCCGCATTTTGGACGTGCCTGATTTCCTGTTAGAGATCTTACAGGATGAACGCCAGCACCAGATGCGGGCGCACTTAGCCGCCGGGCCTGCCTGGCAAAACACATGGGGCCTGTGCTTTACGGATGCTATAGGCCAGTGTATCAATCCGCACACCCTATGGGCAAACTTTAAGCGCATTGCGGCAAGCATCGGCCTGCCGGATGCCCGTGTGCATGATTTGCGGCATACATCGGCCACGCTGGCGCTGATAAATGGCGATGACGTAAAAACCGTGCAAGCCAACCTGGGCCACGCTACCGCCGCATTTACCTTGCAGCGCTATGTCCACGCCAGTGAAGAGATGAAGCGGGCCAGCGCAAACAGGATGCAGCAATTCTTTATCGACAACGTAAAAAAGGCATAA